From the Tenacibaculum dicentrarchi genome, the window GGTGTAAATCTTGATTTCAACTATCAAACACGTTTATTTGAAACCGTTGGTTTTTCTATTAATCAACTGTTTTATGTAACTGCGATTAATGATGCATTACTGTTAAATTCAACTGATAATGGATTTTTCCAATTTGAGAATGCAACAGATGAAATTTTGAGCAAAGGTGCTGAAACAAACATCAAGTTTACCTATAAAGATTTTCGTTGGTTCTTGAATTATGCACTCATTGACACAAAATTGAATTATTTGGCTGGAAATCCACAAAAACCGCTAACTGCAAAACATAACGCAGGAAGTGTTTTGATGTACGAATCTGAAAAATGGCGAATCGGTTACGAAACGTTTTACACAGGAAAACAATTTTTGTCTAATGGAACAGAAACAACCGACTTCATAACAATGGGTTTTGTGGCAATGCGAAATTTTAAATGGGGAACAACGTTTGTGAATTTTGAAAACTTTACGGACAGAAGACAAAGCAGGTTTTCGCCATTGGTTTTGCCACCACACGACAATCCAGAATTTTCCGAAATTTATGCACCAACAGACGGTTTTATATTTAGCGTTGGAGTAATAATCAAACCTTTTGGAAACGAAGATGACGACTAAAATGAACAAAACGATATTTGAAATCAGTAAGATGGATTGTCCTTCCGAGGAAAATCTTATACGAATGAAATTGGATGGAATCCAAGAAATCAAAAATCTCGATTTTGACATTCCCAACCGAAAATTGACCGTTTTTCACGATGGTCATAACGACCAAATTGAAAAGTCAATTATCGAATTAAAATTAGGCGGAAAGAAAATCTCGACCGAAGAAACCAACAAAAAAGATTTTGTAGAAAACACCAACCAAAAAAAGCTACTTTGGATTGTACTGGCGATAAATTTTGTCTTCTTCATTATCGAAATGACCACAGGGCTCATCTCGAAATCAATGGGATTGGTTGCCGATAGTTTGGATATGCTTGCCGACAGTTTTGTTTACGGAATTAGCTTGTTTGCGGTTGGCGGAACGTTGATTAAGAAAAAACGGATTGCAAAAATTGCAGGCTATTTTCAGATAACACTTGCGATTATCGGATTTGTGGAAGTGTTGAGAAGATTTTTTGGAGCCGAGAAACTTCCCGATTTTTCAACGATGATTATCGTTTCGATTTTAGCACTTATCGCAAACGGAATTTGTCTTTACATTTTGCAAAAGTCAAAGAGCAAAGAAGAGGCACATATGAAAGCGAGTATGATTTTTACTTCCAATGACGTGATTATCAATTTGGGAGTAATAATCGCAGGAATTTTAGTGAATTGGCTAAATTCCAACAAACCTGATTTGATTATCGGAACAATCGTTTTTATAGTGGTAATACAAGGTGCATTTCGGATTTTGAAATTAAGTAAGTAATCGGAATTGCCAACGCTGAAAGCCATACACATTTACAGTCGCTCAAGCCATCGCACCACCAAAACTGTAAAAGAATATGTCTTGCCAACGCTCAATTTAGAACTAAATAACAAACATCGGAAAACCAAGCAAAACGTGAAAAGCACTATGCACAACAATGTATATAAAACATAGCTATTACAGGCTTTCCGAGAGGTTTTTGCTTCTCTATTAAGTCCACCAAATTTTTATTTTTGTATATTTAAAAAATTAAAGATAAATAGAAAAAATAAAAATTTGGCTCGTGTATAATCCGAAAAGTTAGTGTTTATTTATACGCTACGTTTCATATACTAGACCGTTAACCTGCATTAAGCCAAGTTACACGGAATATTAACGTAATTAAGCGTTTTCGAAAAGTAAAATCCTGACAAAGATTACGTGAATCTGTTTGTAATGAAAACAGCGGACTTTCTAGCTCGTTTACGCAATAGAAACAGAATCGTAAAACAGCAGACTTTAAAAAATATCACGTAAGAATTTGTCTATAATTCCGAAATGAAAATGGCGGACTTTTTAGCTCGTTTACGCAATAGAAAATAAAAATGAAAAAATGTTCGGAATATTCCCGATTTTAGATTTTTTAGCGTAAGTTTATATGAAAATTTAGACAAGTTAAACACCGAATAAAAATGCTGAAAAATATGTGATTTTATAACGGTATTTTAATTAAAAAAGAAAAAACGCACGTTAACAAAGTGTATGAGCGCATATTTTCCTGGCGGAAAAATACGCCACATACACTAGGCGTTAGCTTTCATTAACAAAAAATACGCAAAAATTGAAAAAATAAAGCGGTTTAAAAAAGTAGAATCCTGATAAATATTACGCAATTAGAAATGGAATCGTAAAGCTGTAAATTTTGACAAATATTACGCAAGAATTTGTTTGTAATTATGAAATGAAAACGGCGGACTTTTAGCCTGTTTATGCAATCGGAAATGAAAAACTATAGGATTCTGACAAATATTACGCAAGAATCCGTCTGTAATTCTGAAATGAAAACGGCGGACTTTTAGCCTGTTTATGCAATCAGAAATGAAAATTTAGACAAGTTAAACGCCGAATAAAAATGCTGAAAATATGTGATTTTATAACAGTATTTTAATTGTAAAAAAATAACGAAAAGCTAACAAAGTATATAAAAAATGCTTAATTTGGTCATAACACAAAAGTCAGTGCCGTTTTGCTACATCTGATTTTCCTGCGGAAAATCCTCGCACACAAAACAGCACTTTTCATATACAAAACGTTGTAGGTAATTAAAACCAAAAATATGAAAAACAGTATTTTAAAATTATTAGTTATAGTCTTATTAGTTCAATTTTTTAACTCTTGTGATAGTGAAGAAATACTTGACTCTAATGTACAGTCAAGTATTGATGTGAAATTTTATGACAATGATGGAAACGATTTAAGAGGAGAGAATATTAAAATAAGTAACTACCTTAGTAAATTGAAAATTAAAGTAACTTCTGAAAATGATAATGAAAACTTTGAAGTTATGTACTATAATCAAACTGAAAAAAGATTGAATGAAATTATGGTTCCTTTGAAAATGAATTCGGAATATTTAAAAAATGAACTTCCAAAATCAAGTTCAGATTATGATGTTTTCGAATATTCACTTCTACAAGGTAAAGAAATTATTTTTAAAGAAAAATTTAAATTAAGATACAGAGAAGGGAATCCATTTGAAGTTATTACCGAAATGAGTAATTTAGATTCTAAAGGAGAATGGAAGGAATATAAACCTAAAAGAAGTGAAATAATCATAAATGGAAAAACTACTGGGATGTTCTTTTTAGTTGGAACGAGATATATAGAGAAGAACTAACGGATATTAATATACACCTGAAAAACAACTACCTACAACACCGTATATAATTTATTGCTGGCTTCTAGCCTACTTACGAAAGTCCTCGCGGACTTTCTTGGTCGGTAATTATTTACTAAATTAGTTGCTTGAAACACGCAACAAACCATATACAACAACGTTGTAAGTAATGCCGAAAAACCCAGAAACCGAATGAAAAAGACAATATTTGAAATTACCAAAATGGACTGTCCTTCAGAGGAAAATCTAATCCGAATGAAATTAGATGGAATTTCAAGCATTGCGAATTTGGACTTTGATATTCCGAATCGAAAATTGACCGTTTTTCACAGCGGAGAAATTGACCAAATCGAAAAGTCAGTTATCGAACTAAATTTAGGTGGAAAGAAAATCTCGACTAAACAAACCGACCAAACAGAATTTAAAGAAAACAAAAACCAAAAAAAGCTACTTTGGTCTGTACTCGTTATAAATTTTGCGTTTTTTATAATCGAAATGACAACAGGAATTATCTCAAAATCTATGGGACTTGTTGCCGATAGTTTAGATATGCTTGCGGACAGTTTTGTTTACGGAATTAGTTTGTTTGCGGTTGGCGGAACAGTAATAAAGAAAAAACGGATTGCCAAACTTGCTGGATATTTTCAAATAATACTTGCGATTATTGGATTTGTAGAAGTTTTAAGAAGATTTTTCGAAGACGAGAAACTTCCCGATTTTTCGACAATGATTATCGTTTCGATTTTCGCACTTATCGCAAACGGAATTTGTCTTTATATTTTGCAAAAGTCAAAAAGTAAAGAAGAAGCACATATGAAAGCGAGTATGATTTTCACCTCGAATGACGTGATTATAAATTTAGGAGTAATAATTGCAGGAATTTTAGTGCATTATTTGAGTTCTAATAAACCTGATTTGATTATTGGAACAATCGTTTTTATATTGGTAATTCAAGGAGCGTTTAGGATTTTGAAATTAAGTAAGTGAATGAAAAAAGCACTACTTACAACACCGTATATAGCTCATAGCTGGGCAGTTGCTTAATCGAAGTTTAGGCATATTTGCGAAGTCCGCCAAATTTTTTAATTTGACTTATTGAGAAAAAAAGGTAATAAGAAAATTAAAAAATCCGGCTAGTGCTTAACCGAAAAAATATTGATAATTTGCACACTACGAGCCATATACAAGACCGTTGTACACAATATCTAAAAAATAACGAATGAAGAAAAAATTACAAATATTTGTTTCATCCACATTTACTGATTTGATACAAGAAAGACAATCAGCAGTTCAAGCAATTTTAAGAGCTGGTAATATTCCTGCTGGAATGGAACTTTTCTCAGCGGGAAATAAAAGTCAATTAGACACCATTAAACGCTGGATTGATGAATCAGATATATACGTTCTAATTTTAGGAGGAAGATATGGCTCATTGGAACCAGAATCAGGGTTATCTTATACAGAAATTGAATACAATTATGCAATTGAAATTGGCAAGCCTTTTTTTGCTTTAGTATTAGACAAAAATTTTATAGATTTAAAAGTAAAATCAGAAGGTCAAATGGTTTTAGAACTTGATAATCAAAAAAAATATAAAGATTTTAGAAAAAATGTAATGTCTAAAGTTTGTCGTATTTGCGAAAACGATAGTGATATTAAATTAGCAATTTTAGAATCTATTATCGATATTCAAAATGAGTTTGATTTGGAAGGTTGGATAAAAGGAGACGAAATTCCAAATAATTCTGTAATAATAAATGAATTAGAAATTCTAAGAACTGAACGAGATGAA encodes:
- a CDS encoding cation transporter, yielding MNKTIFEISKMDCPSEENLIRMKLDGIQEIKNLDFDIPNRKLTVFHDGHNDQIEKSIIELKLGGKKISTEETNKKDFVENTNQKKLLWIVLAINFVFFIIEMTTGLISKSMGLVADSLDMLADSFVYGISLFAVGGTLIKKKRIAKIAGYFQITLAIIGFVEVLRRFFGAEKLPDFSTMIIVSILALIANGICLYILQKSKSKEEAHMKASMIFTSNDVIINLGVIIAGILVNWLNSNKPDLIIGTIVFIVVIQGAFRILKLSK
- a CDS encoding cation transporter, whose product is MKKTIFEITKMDCPSEENLIRMKLDGISSIANLDFDIPNRKLTVFHSGEIDQIEKSVIELNLGGKKISTKQTDQTEFKENKNQKKLLWSVLVINFAFFIIEMTTGIISKSMGLVADSLDMLADSFVYGISLFAVGGTVIKKKRIAKLAGYFQIILAIIGFVEVLRRFFEDEKLPDFSTMIIVSIFALIANGICLYILQKSKSKEEAHMKASMIFTSNDVIINLGVIIAGILVHYLSSNKPDLIIGTIVFILVIQGAFRILKLSK
- a CDS encoding DUF4062 domain-containing protein, giving the protein MKKKLQIFVSSTFTDLIQERQSAVQAILRAGNIPAGMELFSAGNKSQLDTIKRWIDESDIYVLILGGRYGSLEPESGLSYTEIEYNYAIEIGKPFFALVLDKNFIDLKVKSEGQMVLELDNQKKYKDFRKNVMSKVCRICENDSDIKLAILESIIDIQNEFDLEGWIKGDEIPNNSVIINELEILRTERDELQKKVTSLETLTKRKSQNDNIGDYSFDEIYEVLNTKEITLPASMNSKEEDSIHTVLKLFVSFQGSLTNGVTEFMSNHNQRYITRNLVPILLNFGLVQREKIKTTRTNYDKFFISPLGNKFLSKYQIKKLKK